A DNA window from Aureibaculum sp. 2308TA14-22 contains the following coding sequences:
- a CDS encoding D-2-hydroxyacid dehydrogenase, translating to MIVLANDGIAKSGITALENAGYTVDLTTVAQDQLIDYINTKKITVLLVRSATTVRKNLIDACPTLKIIGRGGVGMDNIDVEYAREKGLKVINTPAASSHSVAELVFAHLFGMVRFLHDSNRNMPLEGDSKFKDLKKAYAKGVELKGKTLGVLGFGRIGQATAKIALGVGMKIVAFDPFMDSANLTLDFYDGQTLNFNINTISKEEVLKQSDFITLHVPAQKEYVISTKEFELMKDKACIVNAARGGVIDEVALVAAIDSGKIAHAALDVFEKEPTPEVQLLMNPNISLTPHIGAATSEAQERIGSELAEQIVGILG from the coding sequence ATGATAGTATTAGCTAACGACGGAATTGCAAAAAGTGGTATAACCGCTTTAGAAAATGCAGGCTATACGGTAGATTTAACTACTGTGGCTCAAGATCAGTTAATTGACTATATAAACACAAAAAAAATTACGGTATTATTAGTAAGAAGTGCTACTACCGTTCGTAAAAATCTTATTGATGCTTGTCCCACTTTAAAAATTATTGGTCGTGGCGGTGTTGGTATGGATAATATTGATGTAGAATATGCCAGAGAAAAAGGACTAAAAGTTATCAATACACCAGCTGCATCTTCACATTCGGTTGCCGAATTAGTTTTTGCACACCTTTTCGGGATGGTTCGTTTTCTGCACGACTCCAATAGAAATATGCCGTTAGAAGGCGATTCTAAATTTAAAGATTTAAAAAAAGCATATGCCAAAGGTGTAGAACTTAAAGGTAAAACTTTAGGCGTTCTAGGTTTTGGACGTATTGGCCAAGCTACAGCGAAAATTGCCCTAGGCGTTGGAATGAAAATAGTTGCCTTTGATCCTTTTATGGATTCAGCTAACTTAACATTAGATTTTTACGATGGACAAACGCTTAACTTTAATATTAATACCATTTCTAAAGAAGAAGTTTTAAAACAATCAGATTTTATTACATTACATGTACCTGCTCAAAAAGAATATGTTATTTCTACAAAAGAATTTGAGCTAATGAAAGACAAAGCCTGTATAGTTAATGCTGCTCGTGGTGGTGTTATAGATGAAGTAGCCTTAGTTGCAGCTATAGATAGTGGTAAAATTGCTCATGCGGCTCTAGATGTTTTTGAAAAAGAACCTACACCCGAGGTACAATTATTAATGAATCCAAATATTTCTTTAACACCACATATTGGTGCTGCTACAAGTGAAGCTCAAGAGCGAATTGGAAGTGAATTGGCTGAACAAATTGTCGGGATTCTAGGATAG
- a CDS encoding YggS family pyridoxal phosphate-dependent enzyme, which yields MSISENLKKIKDSLPEHVELVAVSKTKPNSDILETYNAGQRIFGENRIQEMVDKYENLPKDIEWHMIGHLQRNKVKYMAHFVSLIHGVDSFKTLKEINKQAKKHNRIINCLLQAKIAEEDSKFGLSFTEIKEILTAEELKELTNVTVVGLMGMATFTDDTKQIKSEFSNLNTFFHKQKTIHPELKTLSIGMSGDYPIAIDCGSTMVRIGSAIFGSR from the coding sequence ATGAGCATTTCTGAAAATCTAAAAAAAATAAAAGATAGTTTACCTGAACATGTGGAATTGGTAGCCGTTTCTAAAACCAAACCAAACTCAGATATTTTAGAGACATACAATGCTGGTCAACGTATTTTTGGTGAAAACCGTATTCAAGAAATGGTTGATAAATATGAAAATCTTCCCAAAGATATAGAATGGCATATGATTGGTCATTTACAACGGAACAAGGTAAAATATATGGCTCATTTTGTTAGCCTAATTCATGGGGTTGATAGTTTTAAGACCTTAAAAGAAATCAATAAACAAGCAAAAAAGCACAATAGAATTATCAATTGTTTGTTACAGGCTAAAATAGCAGAAGAAGATTCAAAATTTGGACTTTCTTTTACAGAAATTAAAGAAATTCTGACCGCTGAAGAATTAAAAGAGTTGACCAATGTCACTGTTGTCGGCTTAATGGGCATGGCAACCTTTACAGATGATACCAAACAAATTAAGAGTGAATTTTCCAATTTGAATACTTTTTTTCATAAACAGAAAACAATTCATCCAGAATTAAAAACGTTGTCTATTGGTATGAGTGGTGATTACCCAATTGCCATTGATTGTGGCAGTACTATGGTACGAATTGGAAGTGCTATTTTTGGGAGCAGATAA
- a CDS encoding DUF6090 family protein: MIKFFRKIRQKMLSENKFSKYLIYAIGEIILVVIGILIALGVNNWNENRKLDKIRQSYYNKLIEDFQADKVYAENQIREMNSSIAEFENYVSYYNKPDLNLMEAFEAMKKNDWGVIVLEFKTSTIKSLLSTEDLNLIDPTLRDNLELYNSSKNLTLKNFNNLSNSARNILENVTMQGGIAELLLRLENQQQLKQDLEIANRVPDIFIMTEAYFAFKISGYNGTIERLNNLILNADHNIEFIQKKLNK, encoded by the coding sequence ATGATAAAATTCTTTAGAAAAATTAGACAAAAAATGCTTTCTGAAAATAAATTCAGTAAGTACCTGATTTACGCAATAGGAGAAATCATTCTCGTAGTAATTGGAATTTTGATTGCGTTAGGAGTTAACAATTGGAATGAAAACAGAAAATTGGATAAAATTAGGCAAAGTTATTACAATAAACTTATTGAAGACTTTCAAGCGGATAAGGTTTATGCTGAGAATCAAATCCGAGAAATGAACTCTTCCATAGCAGAATTTGAGAATTACGTATCGTACTATAACAAACCCGATTTAAACCTAATGGAGGCTTTTGAGGCGATGAAAAAAAATGACTGGGGAGTCATAGTATTAGAATTTAAAACAAGCACCATTAAATCTTTATTGAGCACTGAAGATTTAAACTTAATAGACCCTACTCTACGTGACAATCTTGAATTGTACAATTCAAGCAAAAATCTAACACTAAAGAACTTTAATAATTTAAGTAATAGTGCCAGAAATATTTTAGAGAATGTAACCATGCAAGGAGGTATTGCTGAATTACTGTTAAGGCTAGAAAATCAACAACAATTAAAGCAGGATTTAGAAATAGCAAATAGAGTTCCTGATATATTTATTATGACAGAAGCTTATTTTGCTTTTAAGATTAGTGGATATAACGGTACAATTGAGAGATTAAATAATTTGATTTTGAATGCAGACCATAATATAGAATTCATTCAAAAAAAACTAAACAAATAA
- a CDS encoding PepSY-associated TM helix domain-containing protein, which yields MNKKRQKQAKILRIFRKVHRTTGAFLFVFFFIISITGFLLGWKKNSNELLLPNTYQGTSNNLEDWKPLTELHNIANGILRDSIDANLSLKLDRIDIRKEKGIVKFIYGHHPNEVQLDGKSGNLLSIGKRHSDTVENIHDGSILDAYFNTSNGQIKLIYTTLMSLALLTFSITGFWLWYGPKRMRSNR from the coding sequence ATGAATAAGAAGCGACAGAAGCAAGCTAAAATTTTACGAATTTTCAGAAAAGTGCATCGTACCACCGGTGCATTTTTATTTGTGTTTTTCTTTATTATTTCTATAACTGGGTTTTTATTGGGTTGGAAAAAAAACAGCAACGAACTATTACTCCCCAACACCTACCAAGGCACATCAAATAATTTAGAAGATTGGAAACCCTTAACTGAATTACACAACATTGCCAATGGTATTTTACGCGATTCAATTGACGCAAATTTATCGTTAAAGCTCGATAGGATTGATATTAGAAAAGAAAAAGGTATCGTAAAATTTATTTATGGACACCATCCCAATGAAGTTCAGCTTGATGGTAAATCGGGTAACTTATTAAGTATTGGCAAAAGGCATTCGGACACTGTTGAAAATATTCATGATGGCTCAATTTTAGACGCCTATTTCAACACATCAAATGGTCAAATAAAACTCATTTACACTACATTAATGAGCTTGGCTTTATTGACTTTTTCCATTACAGGTTTTTGGCTCTGGTACGGCCCAAAAAGAATGCGTAGTAATAGGTAA
- a CDS encoding T9SS type A sorting domain-containing protein, with product MKKFNLCILSCLFAFQLINSQVATNNSQIISALLAPDSENVHTNCSQHGYGGHYNEIVDEELNKTVSQFQIHKTTDIEACKNFGTRFNEFKTIADAPKNILGTEGETITYSWKFKFNNNFEVLNSNMDIHQLKAVGGSEADVPLFTLTTTRKGRFESLELRYAEENEQTILETIDITNLKEQWIEVSETITYNEIGAYAITIKTVNDDTILLDYSDDATRTWKTDAEFIRPKWGIYKASANVDTVEEKSILFSDFKIEESSNLSAFQSSLDSAAISVFPNPASSKVTMTGANLENYDAIVLHDSFGREVPLKNPIVKNSFNISNLKNGIYFVVFKKDNEVSVVKKLLKF from the coding sequence ATGAAGAAGTTTAATTTATGTATTTTAAGTTGTCTTTTTGCTTTTCAACTTATCAATTCTCAAGTAGCTACTAATAATTCTCAAATCATTTCAGCACTATTAGCACCTGATAGTGAAAATGTCCATACAAATTGTAGCCAACATGGTTACGGCGGGCATTACAATGAAATAGTAGATGAAGAATTGAACAAAACAGTAAGTCAATTTCAAATACATAAAACTACTGATATTGAAGCCTGTAAAAATTTTGGCACCCGATTTAACGAATTTAAAACCATAGCCGATGCCCCAAAAAATATTTTGGGAACAGAAGGTGAGACGATAACGTATTCATGGAAATTTAAGTTCAATAATAATTTTGAAGTGCTAAATAGCAATATGGACATTCATCAACTTAAGGCTGTAGGAGGTTCTGAAGCTGATGTGCCACTTTTTACGTTGACAACAACGCGAAAAGGGAGGTTTGAAAGTTTAGAATTACGCTATGCTGAAGAAAATGAGCAAACTATATTGGAAACCATTGACATTACCAATTTAAAAGAACAATGGATTGAGGTTTCAGAAACCATTACCTATAATGAAATTGGGGCTTATGCCATAACCATTAAGACTGTAAATGATGATACGATTTTATTGGATTATAGTGATGACGCTACTAGAACGTGGAAAACAGATGCAGAATTTATTCGTCCAAAATGGGGAATCTATAAGGCGTCTGCTAATGTTGACACAGTTGAAGAGAAAAGCATCTTGTTTTCTGATTTTAAAATAGAAGAAAGTTCCAATTTATCCGCCTTTCAATCTTCATTGGATAGTGCTGCTATTTCTGTATTTCCTAATCCTGCTTCATCTAAAGTTACCATGACAGGTGCAAATTTAGAAAACTACGATGCAATTGTATTACATGACAGTTTTGGAAGAGAAGTACCTTTAAAGAATCCAATAGTAAAAAATTCATTCAATATTTCCAATTTAAAAAACGGGATTTACTTTGTAGTATTTAAAAAGGACAATGAAGTTAGTGTGGTAAAAAAGTTGCTGAAATTTTAA
- the holA gene encoding DNA polymerase III subunit delta: MERINQIVSDIKNGNIKPIYFLMGSEPYYIDKIADYIEQKVLTEEEKGFNQVVLYGRDVSIDDIVSNAKRYPMMAERQVVIVKEAQDLSRTIENLVPYVENPQPSTVLVICYKYKTLDKRKKLSKVIGKNGLLFESKKLYENQVGEWIRRVLSGKGYQVEPKAALMLVEFLGTDLSKIANELEKLMVILPKESTIRPIHIEENIGISKDFNNFELRKAVGEKQLVKANQIINYFGQNPKSNPLVVTISLLNSFFTQLLIYHGLSDKSKMSVSKALRVNPYFVSDYVTAARNYPMRKVSQVISYLRDADLKSKGVGAKNMPNEDILKELLFKVMH, translated from the coding sequence ATGGAACGCATCAACCAAATAGTTTCTGACATAAAAAACGGAAATATAAAACCCATTTATTTTTTAATGGGTAGCGAACCATATTATATAGATAAGATAGCGGATTATATTGAACAAAAAGTATTGACCGAAGAAGAAAAGGGGTTCAACCAAGTAGTGCTGTATGGTAGAGATGTTAGTATTGATGATATTGTTTCAAACGCCAAACGTTATCCGATGATGGCGGAAAGACAGGTTGTAATTGTTAAAGAAGCTCAAGACTTATCTAGAACTATTGAAAATTTAGTTCCTTACGTTGAAAATCCACAACCTTCAACAGTTCTTGTAATTTGTTATAAATACAAAACCTTGGATAAACGTAAAAAACTGAGCAAGGTTATCGGTAAAAATGGATTGTTGTTTGAAAGTAAGAAGTTATATGAAAACCAAGTAGGTGAGTGGATTCGTAGGGTATTATCGGGTAAAGGATACCAGGTTGAGCCAAAAGCGGCTTTAATGTTGGTGGAGTTTTTAGGTACCGATCTTTCTAAAATTGCCAACGAATTGGAAAAATTAATGGTAATTCTGCCAAAAGAAAGTACCATCAGACCCATACATATTGAAGAGAATATAGGTATCAGTAAAGATTTTAATAACTTTGAATTGCGTAAAGCAGTAGGTGAAAAGCAGTTGGTAAAAGCCAATCAGATTATTAATTATTTTGGGCAAAACCCGAAAAGCAATCCGTTAGTAGTTACTATTTCTTTGCTGAACAGTTTTTTCACACAATTGTTAATCTATCATGGGTTGTCTGATAAATCTAAAATGAGCGTTTCTAAAGCGTTACGGGTTAATCCTTATTTTGTAAGTGATTATGTTACCGCGGCGAGAAATTACCCGATGCGTAAAGTTTCTCAGGTTATTTCCTATTTACGAGATGCTGATTTAAAAAGTAAAGGGGTTGGAGCTAAGAATATGCCAAATGAAGATATACTTAAAGAGTTATTGTTTAAAGTGATGCACTAG
- a CDS encoding type I restriction enzyme HsdR N-terminal domain-containing protein produces MIVLNLPKAELSIKSKENKQFIFDIIRKKYMVLTPEEWVRQHVIHYLIHEKNYPKSIIAVEKQLTFNTLKKRFDVLVFNTKGLPELIVECKAPNVKITQDTFDQIARYNLKLNADYLMVTNGLQHYFCKMDAVNEGYIFLEELPNYTR; encoded by the coding sequence ATGATTGTATTGAATTTGCCCAAAGCCGAACTCAGCATCAAAAGTAAAGAAAATAAGCAGTTTATTTTTGATATTATCAGAAAAAAATATATGGTGCTTACGCCCGAAGAATGGGTACGGCAGCATGTTATCCATTATTTGATCCATGAAAAGAACTATCCAAAATCCATTATAGCAGTTGAAAAACAGTTAACCTTCAATACCTTAAAAAAACGTTTTGATGTTTTGGTATTCAATACCAAAGGATTGCCAGAACTCATTGTAGAGTGTAAAGCTCCCAATGTAAAAATTACACAGGATACTTTTGACCAGATTGCACGATACAATTTAAAATTAAATGCTGATTATTTGATGGTAACCAACGGATTGCAGCATTATTTTTGTAAAATGGATGCGGTAAATGAAGGATATATTTTTTTGGAAGAGTTACCGAATTATACTCGGTAA
- a CDS encoding glycosyltransferase family 2 protein: MKIAVVILNWNGKQLLEQFLPAMLEYSIDEADIYVADNNSPDDSVEFVKANFPKVKIIQNKVNGGYAKGYNDALQHIDADIFALVNSDIEVTKDWLKPIISEFKRSQETVAVQPKILDFKDQSKFEYAGAGGGYIDFFGYPYCRGRIFSDLETDNGQYNDTKEIFWASGACFFIRKEVYHQLNGFDEDYFAHQEEIDLCWRIQNEGYRIKYVGTSNVYHVGGATLDQANPRKTYLNFRNSLFSILKNVPKRYLILVILLRLKLDAWAGLKFLVELKPKHTWAIVKAHFSFYWNLRKFLKKRRKITHKKANYYHCFSVVWQYYILRRKTFGEIK, translated from the coding sequence TTGAAAATAGCCGTAGTCATATTAAATTGGAATGGTAAACAACTCTTAGAGCAGTTTTTACCGGCAATGCTTGAATATAGTATTGATGAAGCCGATATTTATGTGGCAGATAATAACTCACCAGATGATTCGGTTGAATTCGTTAAAGCAAATTTTCCTAAGGTAAAAATTATCCAGAATAAAGTCAATGGTGGTTATGCTAAAGGATATAACGATGCTTTGCAACATATTGATGCCGATATTTTTGCACTGGTAAATTCGGATATTGAAGTAACCAAAGATTGGTTAAAACCTATTATTTCTGAATTTAAAAGATCGCAAGAAACGGTTGCTGTTCAACCTAAAATATTGGATTTTAAAGACCAATCCAAGTTTGAATATGCCGGAGCAGGAGGTGGTTATATCGATTTTTTTGGTTATCCGTATTGCAGAGGTCGAATATTTTCCGATTTGGAAACAGACAACGGCCAATACAACGACACAAAGGAAATTTTCTGGGCCTCAGGGGCATGTTTTTTTATACGAAAAGAAGTTTACCATCAACTGAATGGTTTTGATGAAGATTATTTTGCTCACCAGGAAGAAATTGACCTTTGTTGGCGGATACAAAACGAAGGTTATCGTATAAAATATGTCGGTACATCAAATGTTTATCATGTTGGCGGTGCAACGTTAGACCAAGCCAATCCACGTAAAACTTATCTAAATTTCAGGAACAGTTTGTTTTCTATTCTAAAAAATGTTCCTAAACGGTATTTGATTTTAGTTATCTTGTTAAGATTAAAATTAGATGCGTGGGCTGGACTTAAATTTTTGGTGGAACTAAAACCAAAACATACTTGGGCAATTGTAAAAGCTCACTTTAGTTTTTATTGGAACCTTAGGAAATTTCTAAAGAAACGAAGAAAGATTACTCATAAAAAAGCCAATTATTATCATTGTTTTAGTGTAGTATGGCAATATTATATTTTGAGGAGGAAGACTTTTGGTGAGATAAAATAG
- a CDS encoding DUF58 domain-containing protein: MNLFKNLYIHQRFFVYISVIAATFLVSYWVELLYQVAWLLLLALAVLFLFDTYILFRFKNGLKARRILPEKFSNSDENPVPITVENKYPIKIFLKVIDELPKQFQKRDFEYNTEMESGQAHNFDYQVRPVERGEYHFGNLNLFVSSSLQIVARRYRFDAEQMVSVYPSYIQMRKYEFLALSNRLTEFGLKKIRRIGHTMEFEQIKNYVTGDDVRTINWKATAKRGQLMVNQYQDEKSQPIYSIIDTGRVMKMPFEELKLLDYAINSTLAFSNIALLKNDKAGMLTFSKKVEKIVAASNKRTHINTINEALYNIDTQFTDSDFGYLYATIKRKVTQRSLLILYTNFEHISALKRQLPFLKAISRQHLLVTVFFENTELDDLIKENVEDLQSIYHKTIAEKFAYEKRLIVKELENRGVHAILTKPQNLTVNVINKYLEFKAKGLI; the protein is encoded by the coding sequence ATTAACCTTTTTAAAAACCTCTATATTCACCAACGCTTTTTTGTTTATATAAGCGTTATAGCAGCTACGTTTTTGGTGTCGTATTGGGTGGAATTATTATATCAAGTGGCGTGGTTACTATTATTGGCATTAGCGGTATTGTTTTTATTTGATACTTATATTTTGTTTCGTTTTAAAAACGGATTAAAAGCCAGACGTATTTTACCCGAAAAATTTTCAAATTCGGATGAAAATCCTGTTCCCATTACTGTTGAGAACAAGTATCCTATAAAAATATTCTTAAAAGTAATTGACGAGTTACCAAAACAATTCCAAAAACGAGATTTTGAATATAACACAGAAATGGAATCGGGTCAAGCCCATAATTTTGACTATCAAGTGCGTCCCGTAGAACGTGGTGAATACCATTTTGGTAATCTAAATTTATTTGTTTCTTCATCTTTACAAATTGTTGCCAGACGTTACCGTTTTGATGCTGAGCAAATGGTGTCAGTGTATCCTTCATACATTCAAATGCGTAAATATGAATTTTTGGCGTTGAGCAATCGCCTTACAGAATTTGGACTCAAAAAAATACGTAGAATTGGTCATACCATGGAATTTGAACAAATTAAAAATTATGTTACTGGTGACGATGTAAGAACTATTAATTGGAAAGCAACTGCCAAACGTGGGCAATTGATGGTCAATCAATATCAAGATGAAAAATCGCAACCTATTTATTCCATAATTGATACAGGACGTGTAATGAAAATGCCTTTTGAGGAATTAAAATTATTGGATTATGCTATCAATTCTACTTTAGCCTTTTCAAATATTGCTTTATTAAAAAACGATAAAGCGGGAATGTTGACCTTTTCCAAAAAAGTGGAAAAGATTGTTGCGGCTAGTAACAAACGTACACATATCAACACAATAAACGAAGCCCTGTACAATATTGACACCCAATTTACCGATTCCGATTTTGGGTATTTGTATGCTACCATCAAGCGAAAAGTAACCCAACGCAGCTTGCTCATTCTCTACACAAATTTTGAGCATATTTCAGCATTAAAGCGTCAATTGCCTTTTTTAAAAGCCATTTCTCGTCAACATTTATTGGTAACCGTATTTTTTGAGAATACCGAATTGGATGATTTAATAAAAGAGAATGTAGAAGATTTGCAAAGCATATATCATAAGACCATTGCCGAAAAGTTTGCTTACGAAAAGCGTTTGATTGTTAAGGAGCTGGAAAATAGGGGTGTGCATGCTATTCTTACCAAACCTCAAAATTTAACAGTAAACGTTATCAATAAATACTTGGAATTTAAAGCAAAAGGGCTTATTTGA
- a CDS encoding RDD family protein yields the protein MKIEYALLPNRVKAAVIDSIILIGMIFLASETLALFDNVPNYVRIIVFVLFFILYDPIFTTIYGGTIGHSKMNLSVRNAQNPENKINFIRALFRFIFKATLGWFSFLTISGNEKRQAIHDFVGNSIVIEDEK from the coding sequence ATGAAAATAGAATATGCACTTTTACCGAATAGAGTTAAAGCAGCAGTGATTGATAGTATTATATTAATTGGAATGATTTTTCTAGCATCTGAAACATTAGCTCTATTTGATAATGTACCGAACTATGTTCGAATTATTGTTTTTGTCTTATTTTTTATTTTATACGACCCTATATTTACAACTATATATGGAGGTACCATTGGACATTCAAAAATGAATCTATCGGTGCGAAACGCACAAAATCCAGAAAATAAAATTAATTTTATTAGAGCACTATTTCGCTTCATTTTTAAAGCTACCTTAGGTTGGTTTTCCTTTCTTACAATATCTGGAAATGAGAAAAGACAGGCTATTCATGATTTTGTGGGCAATTCTATTGTAATTGAAGATGAAAAATAA
- the hisH gene encoding imidazole glycerol phosphate synthase subunit HisH, which produces MSIVIIDYGAGNIQSIKFAIQRLGFESILSHDAQIIKNADKVIFPGVGEASSAMEKLRATGLDKVIPQLNQPLLGICLGMQLMCNFSEEGNTKGLGIFDVDVVKFSNKVKVPQIGWNTLTHLKSKLFKGIKEEEYMYLVHSYYAPICNETIAVTNYQLDYSSALQKDNFYGVQFHPEKSSSAGEVLLRNFLDLK; this is translated from the coding sequence TTGTCCATCGTCATCATCGACTACGGAGCGGGAAACATACAAAGCATCAAATTTGCCATTCAACGATTGGGTTTTGAATCTATACTAAGTCATGACGCACAAATTATAAAAAATGCCGACAAGGTTATTTTCCCTGGTGTAGGAGAGGCGAGTAGTGCTATGGAAAAATTACGAGCAACGGGTTTAGATAAGGTTATCCCCCAATTAAACCAACCCTTACTAGGTATTTGTTTAGGGATGCAACTCATGTGTAATTTTAGTGAAGAAGGTAACACCAAAGGCTTGGGTATTTTTGATGTTGATGTTGTTAAATTTAGCAACAAGGTAAAAGTCCCACAAATAGGTTGGAATACACTTACCCATCTAAAATCGAAATTATTTAAAGGAATAAAGGAAGAAGAATATATGTACTTAGTGCATAGTTATTATGCTCCTATTTGCAATGAAACTATTGCAGTAACTAATTACCAACTTGACTATTCATCCGCTTTGCAAAAAGATAATTTTTACGGCGTACAATTTCATCCTGAAAAGAGTAGTAGTGCTGGGGAGGTTCTGTTGAGGAATTTTTTGGATTTAAAATGA
- the hisB gene encoding bifunctional histidinol-phosphatase/imidazoleglycerol-phosphate dehydratase HisB produces the protein MNVQDKRSNRGSHPKGELEGASTKVLFIDRDGTIIRETTDEQIDSYEKLTFYPKALTYLPKIAQELDYELVMITNQDGLGTESFPEETFWPVHNFIVAVFKNEGVEFSEIVIDKTYAKDNAPTRKPNTSLVTKYFSEGYDLENSFVIGDRLTDIELAKNLGSKGIFINDNTNLGTDEITVKRDDLDSFIALETNDWQRIYEFLKLENRTAEIKRKTNETDIYIKLNFDGTGKSNIDTGIAFFDHMLDQIARHGQMDLEISVKGDLEVDEHHTIEDTAIALGEVFSKALGNKLGIERYGFSLPMDDCLAQVSIDFGGRNWLVWEADFKREMIGKMPTEMFSHFFKSFTDGAKANLNVKVEGENEHHKIEAIFKAFAKAIKAAVKRDVEKMILPSTKGML, from the coding sequence ATGAATGTACAAGATAAGCGTAGCAATAGGGGTTCTCACCCTAAGGGGGAGCTAGAGGGGGCTTCTACTAAAGTATTATTTATTGATAGAGACGGAACAATAATTCGTGAAACTACTGACGAACAAATTGATAGTTATGAAAAACTGACTTTTTATCCCAAAGCATTGACATATCTACCAAAAATAGCTCAAGAATTAGATTACGAATTGGTTATGATTACCAATCAAGATGGTCTAGGAACTGAAAGTTTTCCAGAAGAAACGTTTTGGCCCGTCCATAATTTTATTGTAGCTGTTTTTAAAAATGAAGGTGTAGAATTCAGTGAAATTGTCATTGATAAAACCTATGCCAAAGACAACGCACCAACACGTAAACCCAATACGAGTTTAGTAACCAAGTATTTTTCTGAGGGATATGACTTGGAAAATTCATTTGTCATTGGTGACAGGTTAACAGATATTGAATTGGCAAAAAATTTAGGTTCTAAAGGTATTTTTATTAACGATAATACTAATTTAGGTACTGATGAAATTACTGTTAAACGTGATGATTTAGACAGTTTTATAGCCTTAGAAACTAATGATTGGCAGCGGATTTATGAATTTTTAAAATTAGAAAATCGTACCGCTGAAATTAAAAGAAAAACCAACGAAACGGATATCTATATCAAATTAAACTTTGACGGAACGGGAAAAAGCAACATTGATACGGGAATTGCATTTTTCGATCATATGTTAGACCAAATTGCCAGGCATGGACAAATGGATCTGGAAATTAGCGTCAAAGGCGATTTGGAAGTTGACGAACACCATACCATTGAAGATACGGCTATAGCCTTAGGCGAGGTGTTCAGTAAAGCTCTAGGAAATAAACTGGGCATAGAGCGTTACGGGTTTTCCTTACCCATGGACGATTGCTTAGCACAAGTCAGTATAGATTTTGGTGGAAGGAATTGGTTGGTCTGGGAAGCTGATTTTAAGCGTGAAATGATTGGTAAAATGCCTACTGAAATGTTTTCGCACTTCTTTAAATCCTTTACAGATGGAGCGAAAGCCAATTTGAATGTAAAAGTAGAAGGTGAAAACGAACACCATAAAATAGAAGCTATTTTCAAGGCTTTTGCCAAAGCCATAAAAGCCGCCGTAAAACGCGATGTTGAAAAAATGATTTTGCCTTCAACTAAAGGAATGCTATAA